Within Thermococcus indicus, the genomic segment GGTTCTCATTTTCTTGAGTTCTAAGTAGTCCCGTATAAGGCTCCACCTGTTGTAGCCCAGTGATATTGCCTTTAAGATTCCAACGTATCGCCTGCTCCGTCTTTCAAGCTCCGACAGCTCGCCAAGGAGGAGGCCTTTGGAGATGTTGAGTGTTGAGTCCATAGCCCTTTGAAAATCCTGGGTTTCGAGGTATTTTGACCCGAACAGGACGAGCCATCCTGGTATGCCGTCGAGTATGGAGACGGCCTTGTCAATATCTTCCTCCGGCACCTCAACCCCTGCCTCTTTAAATCCTGCCCGCAGGAATGCTTTTGATGTCTCGCCGTCGAAGGGTTTTACATAAATCTCTCCCCCTACCCTCCCGTAGAGCGGACTCTCGTAGTCGTCTATTCCAAGAAAATCGTGCAGAAGTCCAACCTCAGAGCCCGTCAGTATGATCCGTAGATTGGGCAGGCTGTCGTAGGCGTGGGCGAATAACGCCAGTAGTTCCTTTCCACCTCGCGAGCCGTAGAACCTAAGGTACTGGGCCTCGTCGAAGGCTATGATGAACTTCCCGGTTTTTTCTCCGAGTTCATTTAGCTCCCTGAATATCTCCCTGAGGGAGGCATCCCGGGGTTCAATATGCAGGAACCTCAGGTTCAGTTTTACCCTGAATCTTGAGGCGATTCTCTGGAAGATGCTTCCTTTCGACTGGAGTTCCCGGATGAGGTCGTCCTTGGTTATGTGCCCGCTCTCGGCGTAGAGTTCCCTGCAATCTATTAGAATCCCGGGGTTCTCGTTGAGGTAAGCCCTGAGGATGGAACTCTTACCGACGCGTCTTATCCCGAGGAGAAGCGTTAGTGGATACCTCCCGATGCTCTTCTCCAGTTCTCTGAACTCCCTTTCCCTATCGAAAATCTCCTCCCTCCTGCTCTTTGGCTTCAGATCGAACAGCACTTACGCCACCGTAAGTAACTTACGGGGGCATAAGTTATAAGGGTTTCGAAAAGGGTCAGCTGGTTCTATGTGAGAAAAGTTGGAAACTGACGGTTCTTCTCCTTCTAGCCATAATCGTTGCCCAGCTCTGGGTGGTGTAGAGGCTGGTTTTTGATGATGAGAAACGTTAAGTAATCGGGAGCCCAATTTTTGAACATGACGGGAAATGAGAGGTCCATTTCCAAGCGGAGAAAGGAGAATAGGAGCAACTTTGACGTTCTAATGATTGCCTTTGGAACAATGAGCGAGGAAGAGGTTGAGAGGCTGAGAAAAACGCTGGAAGAAGTTGAGGAATGGATGAACGAGTGGACACGCCCTGGTTGAGATATTCACGTATTTTGAGTTGCTTCAAAAATAGTGGATTGAAGGTGAAAGTTTTAGAAAAGTGAGGGTCTCACTCGACCCTCTCAATCCCTATCTTCGCCTGCACCTCTGGCCACTCGACCACGTAGCCCTTAGTCTCCTCAAAGCGGACCTCGACGGCCCTCGTCTCCTTCTTCACGTAGTCGAGGTTCTCCTTGAGCAGTTCGCGGTTTTCTTCGCTCGTCTCTATTGTAACTACAATTCTGTCGTTCACGTCCAAGTCAAGCCTCTTGCGCATCTCCTGTATTCTCCTGACGAACTCTCTGGCGAGGCCTTCAGCGAGGAGCTCCCTCGTGAGGGTCTTGTCGATGAACACCTTTCCGCCCTCAAACTCCTCGGCGACGAAGAAGTCCGGCAGCTTTTCCTCGATGGTCAGGTGCTCCCTCGTGAGGTGGAAGGTCTTTCCTTCGAGCTCGACGTCCATCTCTCCCTTCTCGTAGAGCTCCTTTCCGTGCTCGTTTATCCACGCTATCACGATCTTGGCGTCACCTTTGAACTCTGGACCAACTTTCGCGAAGTTGGGCTTTATGACGAGCTCCCTTTCTACTTTTCCGACGACGACCCCCTTGGCGTTGAGCTGGTCGCGCAGGATTCTGTTGAGCCTCTCGACAGCTTTTGCGACGGTCTCGTCCTCTGTCTCCACTATTATCCTCCTGACCGGGTAGCGGAGCTTTATCTTGGCCCTCTGTCTCGCCGAAGAGCCGGCCTCTACTATTCTCCTGACGTACTCCATCTCGCGCTCAAGCTCCTCGTCCCTTGCCTTCTCGTCCGCTTTGGGCCAGTCGAGCATGTGGACGCTCTCCACTCCGAGGAACGGCCTTAGCATGTTCTGGTATATCTCCTCGGCTATGTAGGGCGTGAAGGGCGCCATAAGCCTCAGCAGGACGTCGAAGACCTTCCAGACGGTGTAGTATGCCGCTAACTTGTCCGGGTCGTCCCCTTCAACCCACATGCGCTTCCTGATGAGCCTCACGTACCACCTGCTGAGGTCCTCGAC encodes:
- a CDS encoding AAA family ATPase, which translates into the protein MLFDLKPKSRREEIFDREREFRELEKSIGRYPLTLLLGIRRVGKSSILRAYLNENPGILIDCRELYAESGHITKDDLIRELQSKGSIFQRIASRFRVKLNLRFLHIEPRDASLREIFRELNELGEKTGKFIIAFDEAQYLRFYGSRGGKELLALFAHAYDSLPNLRIILTGSEVGLLHDFLGIDDYESPLYGRVGGEIYVKPFDGETSKAFLRAGFKEAGVEVPEEDIDKAVSILDGIPGWLVLFGSKYLETQDFQRAMDSTLNISKGLLLGELSELERRSRRYVGILKAISLGYNRWSLIRDYLELKKMRTPEPRLYELLKNLKKMGWIEEENGEYYLTDPFAKLALR